Below is a window of Apodemus sylvaticus chromosome 5, mApoSyl1.1, whole genome shotgun sequence DNA.
GGTGGGGCTAAGGCCTGGTTCGATTGATTGATTTGGAGTATTGGGgttggaacccagggcttttgcCTGAGTGTTGCCGTGCTCCAAGAGCTGAGCCACAGCCTTAGAACCTTGTTACCGTCTGGAGACAGAGACTCAGGTCATCCGGGTGCCTCTAACTCCCTGTGGAGCTGAAGATGATCTtaattcctgatccttctgtctccacgtCCCTAGTGGAAGGATTATAGATGTACACCACCTTGCTCAGCtctcctaaaaatatttttatgtacatttactTATTTGCATTTAAGTGTTTTTGAATATTCAAGTTCTGTTTTGACCCTGGGAACTGGGTACATCTTTAGTTTTAAATTCTTTCAGGCTTGTAATGAACAAGGTGTCAGCTTAGTCATTTGTTTAAGGCATGCAGGTGcctgtgtgcatgcgcatgtgaaGGCATCCTCAGGAGCACTATCTGCTTCCTTTAATGGAGTCTCTCATTGGCTACCATAGCAGCTCTTTGTATGGGTTCTGAGGACCAAACCCTTGGGCTGTAGGAAgaagtttttcttctgtttgcaaGAACCTTTCATGATCgtcttgctttgctttgctttgtttttcgagacagggtttcactgtgtgaTAGCCTGggctctcctggagctcactctagacaaggctgtccggtaactcacagaaatcctcctgcctctgcctccagaatgctgggaatgAAAGTGTGTGCTGCCACTGGCCACCACCACAGGCTATCCTTTGATGATCTTTGACTAAAGAACTTACACATGAGGACTTTCCTCATTTTCACCTTGGTGGAAGAGCTTCAGTTGAGCAGCTGAGAGAAAGCTGTGTTTCTTAGGGAGAGGAGCGTTGGCAGCCAGGCCGAGGGATGCAGCATGGAGGCATCCTCAGGCTGTCCCCTCCTGGCAGTCCATGCTTGTGTGGAATCCTTCCTCTTGCCTTccaatcttgctttttcctgttgGGTGGATTCTGGTTTCGTTGTTAGTTCAGCacaaatttgcattctttttgaAGTAGCAGCTTGCAGTTTTCCTCGGGGTGTGGCCACAGAATCCTAGGACATTTGTTTTGGGgacttctttgtttatttttgtggtaTGAGGCATCAAATCTAGGGCCGTACACGTGATGACTTGATGCTGTACTGCTGAGTGTTACCCCGGGctggacacctgggtttttttgtttgtttgtttgttttgtttgttttttcttaaaaacagTTAATTCCTGGGGACTGAAGGGAtgccttagtggttaagagcactcattatTCTGGCAGAGGGCTTGgctgtggttcccagcaccctcagaatagctcacaactacctgtaattccagttctaggagatctcgCGCAAGTTTTGCACACATATGGGACATATGCATATACTCgggcacatacatgtatacacataaagtaaatattttaaaaatccaacgCTACAGATGGAGGAGGGAACTACAGCTGGAGGATGAGctgagtgtatgagtgttttgtcgcATGTATTTAGATGGGCCACACGCCACATACCTTGTGcccacaaaggtcagaagaggatttCAGATGTCCTgggattagagttacagatgtttgtgagccgtATGGCACTGAgtatagaacccaggtcctctgcaacaatagcaagagctcttaactgctgaaccatctttccagcccagttggttaattttttttttctttcactgtgttCTGCATTAAGGGCTGAGAAGGGTGATGCCTGCCTCCCTGCATTTTACATATAAGCCCTCCGGTGGCACCATGGAAAGTAGACTCTGCACAGATAAAGCTTGGGCATTCCCCGAGGaccccaccctctcccactggcAGCTATAGCTTTCTGCTAGTAAAGACAGAGCTGCTGTTTTAGCAATACAGTTCTGTTTGAAAGAAGCTAGAAGGACACTTTGTTCAGGGAACATTTCCTAAACAAGCTGTGCTCTCTGGAATTGCTGAATTCCCTTTTGAAGTGTGCACGCCATACCAGCCTCCCGCTGTGTCTGCAGTGGTTCACACCAGCCCCCAGGTGCTGGTGACCTGTAAGAGCTGGGTCTTACCTGTGATTTTTGGAGAGCTCTGTAATCACATTAGCATGGTTAGCCTCTAATGTTGCTAGAGAGGCATGGATCAAGTGGATGGTAATGTATGTGAAtgctttgcttgcatgcatgtttgcctcctgggtgttgcAGGGGTGCTAACATCCTCTGATGCCTTTCACTCTCTGTAGAAAAGGCATTTCGTGGATCACCGGAGAGTGCTGGTCCGTGGAGGAAGTGGGGGCTCTGGCATGAGCTGCTTCCACAGTGAGCCCCGCAAGGAGTTCGGAGGCCCTGACGGTGGGGATGGAGGAAACGGTGGACACATCATCCTAAGAGGCATGTCCCCTGGGAGCAGCTGGGGAGGGGCAGCCCACACGCAGGGGTGAGGCCCTGCTGTCTCATCTTGTCAGGCGTTTGCACTCAAACTTGGTGTGTACACAGCATTtttataaattgtgtgtgtgtgtgtgtatgtgtgtgtgtgtgtgtgtgtgtatgtgctcagcACCAGTGTACCAAGGCAAGAGACTTTGGAGGTCATTTCTATTTTTCAGTCTCAGAAACACAGGTTGTTTCCCTTCAGGAATCTCATGACAGCCCATGTCACAGGGTCAGAAAGTGCAGCAGAGGCCTGGGCTGTACTGAGCACATGCTTGGCATGAATATTGAATGATCTGGGTGCAAGCATCTTCACAGCATAGAGAAGTTAGctggttattttatgtgtacgggTGCTAGGCCtgagtgtttgtctgtgtatgtaccACGTGTATGCCCGCAGAGGCCATCAATCCCCTGGAACCAGAAtggcagacagttgtgagctgccattacATGCTGGGCATCAACTTCTGCATGAGCAGCCATGCTCCTAACCAGCAGCCTGTCTCCTCAGCTCCCTAGGtgattcatttggattttaaCTGATGATAGTTATATTCACCTCATGTGGTGATGCCTTCCTGATGCAAGTTTGAGCAAAATTCAGGCCACCATTCTACATAGTGAaagcctggagagagagagagagagagagagagagagagagagagagagagagagagagagagagagagagagagagagagagagagagagagagagagagagaagcacccGTGGCGggagtggtggtggtagaggtgcatgcctttaatcccagctcttaggagaggcaggcaggcagaggcaagtggatctctgtgagttcgaggacagccagggctaaacagagaaactctgtctcaggaagaaaaaaaaggtcATATTCTATTTCGGTTAGGATAATGAAGAGTGTGGGCGGCCAGCCGTACACCCAagccaggggagggaaggggggggtgACAGATGTAAGGCCACTGTTCTCTGCTGCATTGGCTGAGTCTTAACACAACGGAACATGAGATTTTGCTCTCACTCTAGTTGACCAGCAAGTCAAGTCCTTGTCCTCAGTCTTGTCCCAGTATCAGGGTTTCAATGGAGAAGATGGTGGCAGTAAAAACTGCTCTGGACGATGTGGTGCTACCCTCTACATCCAGGTAAGCTGAGGAGCTGGAACGGGCACCATCCCCTTGGGTCCTAATCACCAAGTCCATGGGTGACTAAAGCACCCAGCTGGGCACAGAAGCAGACAGTGGTGTGTTTTAGGAGTCACATCCCCACACAAACACCTTTGCACTGGTGTGGTACCATGTTCCTTCTGATCCAAGAGAGTCTGAAGGAATGACCTTGAAGAGGAAGCCAAGAACACACCTTCCCAGGTCTAGACAGGGGCAGCATGCCCACCCAGAGCTCCACACTCCCATGCTGGTTCCCCGTCGCTCAGTTGGTTCAGGTAgaaacatttcagaaaagccCCATACGGAAATGGGTCTCTGGTGTTCTGAGAGGGCCTCACTGTGggacccaggctgtccttgaacttgtaatcccccctgcctcagctgcctGAGTGCTGGAAGGCAAGTCCTACTATGACACAGTATGGGGTCTGACTAGCCCCATAAAATCTCTTCAGGGCAGAGATTTGTTTGTTCTGGTAGCTGAAGAGAATGGTTATCAGTGCCCTCCTCTTCCTGGACAGTTATAGAACAGAACTTGATGATTGTGATGGTGGTGGTCATGCTTTTCAGGTCCCTATGGGTACCTTGGTGAAAGAAGGAGACGAGATCGTGGCTGACCTATCTAACCTGGGAGATGAGTACATGGCTGCTCTCGGGGGTGCAGGAGGAAAAGGCAATCGTTTCTTCCTGGCCAATGACAACCGTGCCCCTGTAACTTGCACCCCAGGACAACCCGGTCAGGAGCGGGTCCTTCACTTGGAACTCAAGACAATGGCTCACGCTGGGATGGTATGCCCACCCCTGACCATGCCACACCCTGGGGTAGCGGGTCCCTGAGGATACTGCTACCCAGGAGAAAATGCTGGCTTTCATTCACTCCCCCTGCCCAGTGATCTGCCGGTGCCAGCTGTTGGTGgcattgacagtgtcctctgtgAGATCACAGGACACTTTTACTGTGTTCCCAGGTTGGCTTCCCgaatgctgggaaatcctctctTCTTCGAGCCATCTCAAATGCGAAGCCCGCTGTCGCCTCCTACCCGTTCACCACCTTGAACCCTCACGTGGGGATCGTTCACTATGAAGGCCACCAGCAGGTAGCAGGTAGAGCCTCTAACCCCTGCCAGAGGATGGGTTTAAATGGCCTAGTGATTCAGGAGAGCAATTATGTAACCCCTGAGTTTAGCTTCCCACTTAAAAAATGAGACATTGTTTTCCCTGATTGAAACAATTTTAATGAGTCTGTTCTCTGTCAAAGTcaacccctcccctcccagccAAGAAATCTGATCCCTTCTGTTGGGAATTGTACTCTGGAGTTGGGAGCTTGAGGAGAGGACTGCCTCTTGCCTTCCTCAGTCTCTCCTGTGGAACTGGGCGGGATCAGTCATGCAGACAGCATGTGGTTTAAAAAGCCTTTCCTGTACCATTTTAagaggaaaacttttttccagaAGATAATGTACCCATTAAAAATAGCAAGCCTGCTGGTAAGGTTATTTGTACAGCACTTTATATCTGCAAAGTGCACGATAGTGATTTGTATCCATAATCAAATTATCCATAGAATGCAGGGAGCCATCTCCCTTTTTTGAACCGTGTTTGAAGCCTGGGAGACAGGAATGTGTTAAATCTTCCTCATTAGATTAATCCACCAGGCCTGTCACCCAAATATTTCAGAGCAT
It encodes the following:
- the Mtg2 gene encoding mitochondrial ribosome-associated GTPase 2, which gives rise to MVPTRLVSARTRTVFEGVLKWAPSTWAILRPSQLLPLQAPCRVLSVGIVDHAKHREPSGKKLLSEKKLKRHFVDHRRVLVRGGSGGSGMSCFHSEPRKEFGGPDGGDGGNGGHIILRVDQQVKSLSSVLSQYQGFNGEDGGSKNCSGRCGATLYIQVPMGTLVKEGDEIVADLSNLGDEYMAALGGAGGKGNRFFLANDNRAPVTCTPGQPGQERVLHLELKTMAHAGMVGFPNAGKSSLLRAISNAKPAVASYPFTTLNPHVGIVHYEGHQQVAVADIPGLIRGAHLNKGLGFSFLRHIERCRFFLFVVDLSLPEPWTQVDDLKYELEKYEEGLSERSHVIVANKVDLPQARAHLPQLQARLGQEVIALSALTGENLEQLLLHLKELHDAHIEAELEQGRQPLRW